Below is a genomic region from Phycobacter azelaicus.
GATGCGCTGGAACGTATCCGAAGCCATTTTGGTGACGATCTGGCCCTGATGCGTGCCTATTCTGACATGATCGAACTAGATGACCTCGGTGTCCTCGGGCTGGCCGTCAAGACAGCGCCAGATCTGAGAAGCGTCCTCTCCGTCATTGAACGGTTTTTCGCCTTGATGACGGACACCGTTGTCTATCGGTTCGACAGCACAGGCGATCCGGCGAGCCTCAGCATAGTGGCTCAGACTGGTCGGCATGCGGCTCTGCCCTTTCGAAATGAATGCGCGCTCTTGGGCTTCTCAAAGAAGATCAGAATGTTGACAGGTTCTGAAATCGCTCTGGACCATATCTCATTCGCCCACAAATGTACGGGCGATCCGGCAAGATATGCAGACCATTTCGGTTGTGACGTCCTGTTCCAGCAAACACGCGACGCCGTTTGGCTGAGTGCAGAGGCGCTCGACCTTCCGGTTCTTCGCGGGGACAAGGGCGTCAGCAATTTCCTGATCGCGCATCTGGAACAAGAGTTGTCTAATTTGGACAGCGCAAACCCCTTGATAGCCGAACTGATGCGGCATGTGTCTGGAGCTTTACAGCACGGCCTGCCCCAAGCAGCTGACATTGCCCGCGCAATGGGCATGAGTGAACGCACCCTCTATCGCCGCCTGTCCGATGAGGGACTAACCTATCGAGAAGTTCTTCAACAGGCGCAAAGCGAATTAGCCCGCGAACTGCTGAGCTCCTCCAACCGGTCCATTGCTGAAATCGCGTTTCTTACAGGCTTCTCCGAACAAAGCGCCTTCAGCCGGGCTTTCAAACGCTGGGCGGGCCTTGCTCCGGCCCAATATCGCCAGAAACCAGGCTCAGCCTGAAAGATGCCTATCGCCTGCTTGGCAGGAATGGACACAATTCTGGCAGAGGCTGCCAAGATGTGAACGTCCCGCAGGCGTAAGTTCACATCATCCAGTCGGCGCCGGTGTCGCGCCGAACCCAACGAA
It encodes:
- a CDS encoding AraC family transcriptional regulator is translated as MTKRVPISTPLHTLVINAGSPEQRLQTSGLREEPMPTVAAAFVNAMARAAGLTLSDDGRLLSGADLVYRFERTPQKTITDNEHFDALERIRSHFGDDLALMRAYSDMIELDDLGVLGLAVKTAPDLRSVLSVIERFFALMTDTVVYRFDSTGDPASLSIVAQTGRHAALPFRNECALLGFSKKIRMLTGSEIALDHISFAHKCTGDPARYADHFGCDVLFQQTRDAVWLSAEALDLPVLRGDKGVSNFLIAHLEQELSNLDSANPLIAELMRHVSGALQHGLPQAADIARAMGMSERTLYRRLSDEGLTYREVLQQAQSELARELLSSSNRSIAEIAFLTGFSEQSAFSRAFKRWAGLAPAQYRQKPGSA